In one Corallococcus silvisoli genomic region, the following are encoded:
- a CDS encoding tetratricopeptide repeat protein: MCIRWCDRAAFEWLAKVRESKAPLVARQPQAPLPPEDRRRLDAILALEKEGRVEVAAQQMEPLARRYPEDFLVQGLACHLDTRVAPKLPATREKCEAVAEKFPSEPAPLFQLATLALQQGQHLEAQGQLMRARQRMEANPGTPPEVWGDLAAFFQQTSSVTWAEQATQKAGNDSRTGPLRTWARQARRWKALPVDVSVSGVAVEREGEFIRAAKDIEDSLDKGPSTKAQARLTWLRREFPRAAVLHVLDCESHMRAGRPGPAKAACRQAVAAHEEAVQAHFILGWLTSASGPREEARTHLERVVALEPLHRQAWQLLAEQYRAVGMAEALKTLQGRYREQFAQEPR; the protein is encoded by the coding sequence ATGTGCATCCGCTGGTGTGACCGCGCCGCCTTTGAATGGCTGGCGAAGGTCCGCGAGAGCAAGGCGCCGCTGGTCGCTCGCCAGCCCCAGGCCCCCCTGCCTCCGGAGGACCGGCGCCGGCTCGACGCGATCCTCGCACTCGAGAAGGAGGGACGCGTGGAGGTCGCCGCCCAGCAGATGGAGCCCCTCGCGCGGCGCTACCCGGAGGACTTCCTCGTCCAGGGGCTGGCCTGCCACCTGGACACGCGTGTCGCCCCCAAGCTGCCGGCGACCCGGGAGAAGTGCGAGGCCGTCGCGGAGAAATTCCCCTCCGAGCCCGCCCCCTTGTTCCAGCTCGCGACCCTGGCCCTCCAACAGGGGCAGCACCTGGAGGCGCAAGGCCAGCTCATGCGGGCGCGCCAACGGATGGAAGCGAACCCTGGAACACCGCCGGAAGTCTGGGGAGACCTCGCGGCCTTCTTCCAGCAGACCTCCTCCGTCACGTGGGCGGAGCAGGCCACCCAGAAGGCGGGCAATGACTCTCGGACCGGGCCTCTGCGGACCTGGGCTCGGCAGGCTCGACGCTGGAAGGCGCTGCCGGTGGATGTCTCCGTGAGCGGTGTCGCGGTGGAGCGGGAGGGAGAGTTCATCCGCGCGGCGAAGGACATCGAGGATTCCCTCGATAAGGGGCCGTCGACGAAGGCGCAGGCACGACTCACCTGGCTGAGGCGGGAGTTCCCGCGCGCGGCGGTGCTGCACGTGTTGGACTGCGAAAGCCACATGCGCGCTGGCAGGCCGGGGCCCGCGAAGGCGGCGTGTCGGCAGGCCGTGGCCGCGCACGAGGAGGCGGTGCAGGCGCACTTCATCCTGGGATGGCTGACCTCCGCGTCGGGTCCCCGCGAGGAGGCGCGTACCCACCTGGAGCGTGTCGTAGCGCTGGAGCCCTTGCACAGGCAGGCGTGGCAACTCCTGGCGGAGCAGTACCGCGCCGTGGGGATGGCGGAGGCGCTGAAGACACTCCAGGGGCGCTATCGTGAGCAGTTCGCCCAGGAACCGCGCTGA
- a CDS encoding nucleic acid/nucleotide deaminase domain-containing protein gives MVLSGGPGDRLDHLLECEGRWAFEEEQRAQESLARATVPVTPRVHGLLDDVAIIFESLYPLADNVCAVGLLAVNWRPTLVVSSNHRLTACALSIHPSGSIRWSVRYSDNDGSLENEGTWSANSPRNYTVAQHFKVSDAKEYHARVAQSLWRLWEAVTAKDLGTIYGSSNVGEARLIRDALKDDVQPVVWEIDWDSHAEIKLLDYTVENGSTWCSRYLGVSKLCCKMCTLYLDAYNTTLPQSAVSFLGSHGFVFKYWKLAPELAGLLNVKLAFERSFARNGVSAFSSTVSTSKGTIINYNCKTVKPLEKQTRRRSIIL, from the coding sequence ATGGTGCTTTCGGGAGGACCTGGGGACCGCCTGGATCATCTGCTGGAATGCGAGGGCCGCTGGGCCTTCGAAGAGGAGCAGCGCGCCCAGGAGTCCCTCGCCAGGGCGACAGTTCCTGTCACGCCTCGAGTCCATGGCTTGCTGGATGACGTGGCGATCATTTTCGAGAGCCTCTACCCGCTGGCCGACAACGTCTGCGCCGTGGGACTCCTCGCCGTGAACTGGCGCCCCACGCTCGTCGTCTCGTCGAATCACCGACTGACGGCCTGCGCCCTATCCATCCATCCTAGCGGGTCCATCCGATGGTCCGTGCGCTATAGCGACAATGACGGCAGCCTGGAAAACGAAGGGACGTGGAGCGCGAATTCCCCACGCAACTACACGGTGGCGCAGCACTTCAAGGTCTCCGACGCCAAGGAATACCACGCGCGGGTTGCTCAATCTCTCTGGCGTCTCTGGGAAGCCGTTACGGCGAAGGACCTTGGCACCATCTACGGGAGCTCCAACGTGGGGGAGGCGAGGCTGATTCGCGACGCACTCAAGGACGATGTCCAGCCCGTTGTCTGGGAGATTGACTGGGACTCGCACGCCGAGATCAAGCTCCTCGACTACACGGTGGAGAACGGATCGACTTGGTGCTCGCGCTATCTGGGAGTCTCCAAGCTGTGCTGCAAGATGTGCACGCTGTACCTGGATGCCTACAACACGACTCTGCCGCAGTCCGCGGTGTCGTTCCTGGGCAGCCATGGCTTCGTCTTCAAATACTGGAAGCTGGCTCCCGAACTCGCGGGGTTGCTCAACGTGAAGCTGGCATTTGAAAGGAGTTTCGCCCGAAATGGCGTGAGCGCGTTTTCCTCGACCGTGTCCACAAGCAAGGGCACCATCATCAACTACAACTGCAAGACGGTGAAGCCTCTCGAGAAGCAGACACGCCGCCGCTCCATCATCCTGTGA